From Phenylobacterium montanum, the proteins below share one genomic window:
- a CDS encoding HAD-IA family hydrolase translates to MTLTTSLAGAALAFDLDGTLVDTAPDLVGALNGVLHEQGLPVLPLRTARVMVGRGARALIEQGFSAAGAQLDEPVVPGLVARFIEIYRARIADESRAFEGVEDCLDALAGAGARLVVCTNKPTDLSIALLDALGLTGRFGAVIGPDLAPAPKPDARHLLHALSAVGGVPSRALMIGDSATDIGAASAAGVPSVVVSFGYTEIPAADLGADHLIDAFAQLPPLAARLLG, encoded by the coding sequence TTGACTTTGACCACCTCGCTGGCTGGCGCGGCCCTCGCCTTCGACCTCGACGGCACCCTGGTCGACACGGCGCCGGACCTCGTGGGCGCCCTGAATGGCGTGCTTCACGAGCAGGGCCTGCCGGTTCTGCCCCTGCGCACCGCCCGGGTGATGGTCGGCCGCGGCGCCCGGGCGCTGATCGAACAGGGCTTCTCCGCCGCCGGGGCGCAGCTCGACGAGCCCGTGGTGCCGGGCCTGGTGGCCCGCTTCATCGAGATCTACCGCGCGCGCATCGCCGACGAGAGCCGGGCGTTCGAGGGCGTCGAGGACTGCCTGGACGCCCTGGCCGGCGCCGGCGCCAGGCTGGTGGTCTGCACCAACAAGCCGACCGATCTCTCCATCGCCCTCCTGGACGCCCTGGGCCTGACGGGCCGCTTCGGCGCGGTGATCGGGCCCGACCTGGCCCCCGCGCCCAAGCCCGACGCCCGCCACCTGCTGCACGCCCTTAGCGCCGTCGGCGGCGTCCCGTCGCGGGCCCTGATGATCGGCGACAGCGCCACCGACATCGGCGCGGCCTCGGCCGCCGGGGTGCCCAGCGTGGTGGTCAGCTTCGGCTATACGGAAATCCCGGCCGCGGATCTGGGCGCCGACCACCTGATCGACGCCTTCGCCCAGTTGCCGCCCCTGGCCGCGCGGCTGCTCGGCTGA
- the glmU gene encoding bifunctional UDP-N-acetylglucosamine diphosphorylase/glucosamine-1-phosphate N-acetyltransferase GlmU: protein MTAQARPRAAVILAAGQGTRMKSPLHKVLHPVGGRTMLDWAIDAAEGLGCEKIVVVVGAQAEAVWRHVEKRLGAGGVAVQDPPLGTGHAVLAAREALAGFPGDVLVNYADGPSLTAADIEPLFGLRAAGAEVAVLGFEAADPSAYGRLILGEGDRLMKIVEAKDASEAERAVKACNSGVLAAPAGRLFELLAQVRNDNAKGEYYLTDVVGLANAAGLSVRAAFAPEEVFQGVNSQAELAAAEAAFQRRRRGELMAAGVTMTAPETVFLAWDTQIAAGAMIEPNVVFAPGVVVEGGAVIRAFSHLEGCIVRAGALIGPYARLRPGADIGEEAHIGNFVEVKKVKVGPGAKANHLSYLGDGSVGAKANIGAGTIFCNYDGFDKFETHIGENAFIGSNSSLVAPVRIGAGAYTGSGSVLTRDVAPNALALERGQQTEKAGWAEQFRARKRAAKGR, encoded by the coding sequence ATGACCGCCCAAGCCCGCCCCCGCGCCGCCGTGATCCTCGCCGCCGGCCAAGGCACGCGGATGAAGTCGCCGCTGCACAAGGTGCTGCACCCGGTCGGCGGGCGGACCATGCTGGACTGGGCGATCGACGCCGCTGAGGGGCTGGGGTGCGAGAAGATCGTGGTGGTGGTCGGCGCCCAGGCCGAGGCGGTGTGGCGGCACGTGGAAAAGCGGCTGGGCGCGGGCGGCGTGGCGGTGCAGGACCCGCCGCTGGGCACCGGCCACGCGGTGCTGGCCGCGCGCGAGGCCCTGGCAGGCTTTCCCGGCGATGTGCTGGTCAACTATGCCGATGGTCCCTCGCTCACGGCGGCGGACATCGAGCCCCTGTTCGGCCTGCGCGCGGCCGGGGCCGAGGTGGCGGTGCTGGGCTTTGAGGCGGCAGACCCCAGCGCCTATGGCCGGCTGATCCTGGGCGAAGGCGACCGGCTGATGAAGATCGTCGAGGCCAAGGACGCCAGCGAAGCGGAGCGGGCGGTCAAGGCCTGCAATTCCGGGGTGCTGGCCGCGCCGGCCGGGCGGCTGTTCGAGCTTTTGGCCCAGGTGCGCAACGACAACGCCAAGGGCGAATACTACCTGACCGACGTGGTGGGCCTGGCCAATGCGGCGGGCCTTTCCGTGCGCGCCGCCTTTGCACCTGAAGAGGTGTTCCAGGGGGTCAATTCCCAGGCCGAACTGGCCGCTGCCGAGGCGGCCTTCCAGCGCCGACGCCGGGGCGAGCTGATGGCCGCCGGGGTGACCATGACCGCGCCGGAGACCGTGTTCCTGGCCTGGGACACCCAGATCGCCGCGGGCGCGATGATCGAGCCCAATGTGGTGTTCGCCCCGGGCGTGGTGGTCGAGGGCGGCGCGGTGATCCGCGCCTTCAGCCACCTGGAGGGCTGTATCGTGCGCGCCGGCGCCCTGATCGGCCCCTATGCCCGCCTGCGGCCTGGCGCCGACATCGGCGAGGAGGCGCACATCGGCAACTTCGTCGAGGTGAAGAAGGTCAAGGTGGGGCCAGGGGCCAAGGCCAACCACCTGTCCTATCTGGGCGACGGCAGCGTGGGGGCTAAGGCCAACATCGGGGCCGGGACCATCTTCTGCAACTATGACGGGTTCGACAAGTTCGAGACCCACATCGGTGAGAACGCCTTCATCGGCTCCAACTCCTCGCTGGTGGCGCCGGTGCGGATCGGGGCGGGGGCCTATACCGGCTCTGGCTCGGTGCTCACCCGCGACGTGGCCCCGAACGCCTTGGCCCTGGAGCGGGGGCAGCAGACGGAGAAGGCGGGGTGGGCGGAGCAGTTCCGGGCGCGGAAGCGGGCGGCGAAGGGAAGGTAG